From Candidatus Deferrimicrobiaceae bacterium, a single genomic window includes:
- the rpoN gene encoding RNA polymerase factor sigma-54, whose protein sequence is MALELRQSLKLSQQLVMTPQLQQAIKLLQLSSLELQQAVREELEVNPTLEEVVEEVPEAPGEAEPQTETEASPPQAEPDASEAPTATSSKELIDRVDWDYYFGDGATAGRARGETDREEEDGRPYYENLLTRKPSLSEYLETQICLSDADGALREIAPYLIGNIDENGYLKVSAEETAEALGKPLEEVERAIAKIQTLDPAGIGARDLRECLMIQAREKGEEFSLPLQILTDHFDLFTRGDIAGIAKRLKLPREIVREAFQKLVTLWPKPGRLFSGDDVHYITPDAYVAQVDNQWVVTLNEDGQPRLRLSSYYRDLLSAGDRLGKEDKDFLKQKINSALWFIKSIQQRQRTIYKVVESIMKLQKDFLEAGPKHLKPLTLRDVAEDISMHESTVSRVTNSKYVCTPHGIFELKFFFNSGLNREGGGEDIASKSVKEKILEIIKAEGGDNPSSDQDLVRLLRNQGIRIARRTVTKYRQAMGVLPSSKRKKFF, encoded by the coding sequence ATGGCTCTGGAACTTCGACAATCCCTGAAACTCAGCCAGCAGCTGGTGATGACCCCGCAGTTGCAGCAGGCGATCAAGCTTTTGCAACTATCGAGCCTGGAGCTGCAACAGGCGGTTCGGGAGGAGCTCGAGGTGAACCCCACCCTGGAGGAGGTCGTGGAGGAGGTCCCCGAGGCTCCGGGGGAGGCGGAGCCGCAGACGGAGACGGAAGCATCCCCTCCGCAGGCGGAACCGGACGCGTCCGAGGCTCCCACGGCAACGTCCTCGAAGGAATTGATCGACCGCGTCGACTGGGACTACTATTTCGGGGATGGCGCCACGGCGGGAAGAGCCAGGGGGGAGACCGACCGCGAGGAGGAGGACGGCCGCCCGTACTACGAAAACCTCCTCACCCGGAAGCCCTCCCTCTCCGAATACCTCGAGACGCAGATCTGCCTGTCGGATGCGGATGGCGCGCTGAGGGAGATCGCCCCCTACCTGATCGGGAACATCGACGAGAACGGATATCTCAAGGTGTCCGCCGAGGAGACCGCCGAGGCCCTCGGGAAGCCCCTCGAGGAGGTGGAGCGGGCGATCGCGAAGATCCAGACGCTGGACCCCGCCGGCATCGGGGCCCGCGACCTCCGGGAATGCCTGATGATCCAGGCCCGCGAGAAGGGGGAGGAGTTTTCCCTTCCCCTGCAAATCCTCACCGACCACTTCGACCTCTTCACTCGCGGGGACATCGCGGGCATAGCGAAGCGGCTGAAGCTCCCCCGCGAGATCGTCCGGGAGGCTTTCCAGAAACTGGTGACCCTGTGGCCGAAGCCCGGCCGGCTGTTCTCGGGGGACGACGTGCACTACATCACCCCGGACGCCTACGTGGCCCAGGTCGACAACCAGTGGGTGGTCACGCTGAACGAGGATGGACAGCCGCGCCTCCGGCTCAGTTCCTATTACCGGGACCTTCTCTCCGCCGGGGACCGGCTCGGCAAGGAGGACAAGGACTTCCTCAAGCAGAAGATCAACTCCGCCCTCTGGTTCATCAAGAGCATCCAGCAGCGGCAGAGGACCATCTACAAGGTCGTGGAAAGCATCATGAAGCTCCAGAAGGATTTTCTCGAGGCCGGGCCGAAGCATCTCAAACCCCTCACGCTCCGGGACGTCGCGGAGGACATCTCCATGCACGAGTCGACGGTCTCCCGGGTGACGAACAGCAAGTACGTGTGCACCCCCCACGGGATCTTCGAGCTGAAGTTCTTCTTCAATTCCGGCCTGAACCGGGAAGGGGGGGGGGAGGATATCGCTTCCAAGTCGGTGAAGGAGAAGATCCTGGAGATCATCAAAGCCGAGGGGGGGGACAATCCGTCGAGCGACCAGGATCTCGTCCGGCTCCTCCGCAACCAGGGGATCCGGATCGCCCGCCGCACCGTCACCAAATACCGCCAGGCCATGGGTGTGCTGCCTTCGTCCAAGCGAAAGAAGTTTTTCTAG
- the raiA gene encoding ribosome-associated translation inhibitor RaiA translates to MSNISVTFRHIDSSQPLKDYVTEKLGKIQKILDSPFEAQVTLSVEKYRHIAEVFLTGRGITIKAFESTDNLYSAIDLVCDKVERQTKKYREKKKDRAPGIIAEPIVSGSSLTISEGDSGPRIVRHDNFVPKPMSVEDAAHYLDILKVDVFMFVNQETNQPSVVFRQQDGNIGFTEPRAR, encoded by the coding sequence GTGTCCAACATCTCCGTGACGTTCCGTCACATCGACTCGAGCCAGCCCCTCAAGGACTATGTCACCGAAAAGCTGGGAAAGATCCAGAAGATCCTGGACAGCCCGTTCGAGGCGCAAGTGACGCTTTCCGTCGAGAAATACCGCCACATCGCGGAAGTCTTTCTGACCGGGCGGGGAATCACGATCAAGGCGTTCGAATCCACCGACAACCTGTATTCCGCCATCGATCTCGTCTGCGACAAGGTGGAACGCCAGACGAAGAAATACCGGGAGAAGAAAAAGGACCGGGCCCCCGGCATCATCGCGGAGCCGATCGTGTCCGGGTCCTCCCTCACGATCAGCGAGGGCGATTCGGGCCCGCGCATCGTCCGCCACGACAACTTCGTCCCCAAGCCGATGAGCGTGGAGGACGCGGCCCACTACCTCGACATCCTGAAGGTGGACGTGTTCATGTTCGTCAACCAGGAGACCAACCAGCCGAGCGTGGTATTCCGGCAGCAGGACGGGAACATCGGGTTCACGGAGCCCCGGGCCCGATGA
- a CDS encoding PTS sugar transporter subunit IIA, giving the protein MKIQDIVPPEAIVDNLRGETKENVLRELSEVIVKIVPKLSADTLTSILMERESLGSTGIGDGVAIPHGKVNGIDRLVAAFGRSRNGVPFQSLDGKPAHLFFLIMAPEYSAGMHLKALARISRLLKDERFRRSLLEAADADELRSILREEDAGS; this is encoded by the coding sequence ATGAAGATCCAGGACATCGTTCCCCCCGAGGCCATCGTGGACAACCTGCGGGGGGAGACGAAGGAAAACGTCCTCCGGGAGCTGTCCGAGGTGATCGTCAAGATCGTGCCGAAGCTTTCCGCGGACACCCTGACCTCCATCCTGATGGAACGGGAAAGCCTGGGCAGCACGGGCATCGGGGACGGGGTGGCCATCCCGCACGGCAAGGTGAACGGGATCGATCGCCTGGTCGCCGCCTTCGGCCGGAGCCGAAACGGCGTCCCGTTCCAATCCCTGGACGGAAAGCCGGCGCATCTGTTCTTCCTGATCATGGCCCCGGAGTATTCGGCCGGGATGCACCTGAAGGCGCTCGCGCGCATCTCCCGGCTGCTCAAGGACGAACGGTTCCGGCGGTCGCTCCTCGAGGCGGCGGACGCCGACGAACTGCGAAGCATCCTCCGCGAGGAGGATGCCGGCTCGTAG